A single region of the Vicia villosa cultivar HV-30 ecotype Madison, WI linkage group LG4, Vvil1.0, whole genome shotgun sequence genome encodes:
- the LOC131596604 gene encoding sugar transporter ERD6-like 6 — protein sequence MKQENEEGRDLKKPFLHTGSWYKISGRRESSSLFGSTQAIRDSSISVIACVLIVALGPIQFGFTAGYTSPTQSAIITDLGLSVSEFSLFGSLSNVGAMVGAIASGQIAEYVGRKGSLMIASIPNIIGWLFISFAKDSSFLYMGRLLEGFGVGIISYTVPIYIAEISPQNLRGSLVSVNQLSVTIGIMLAYLLGLFVEWRFLAILGIIPCTLLIPGLFFIPESPRWLAKMGMTEEFERSLQVLRGFETDISVEVNEIKASVASANRRNTVRISELKQRRYWLPLMIGIGLLVLQQLSGINAVLFYSSTIFQNAGISSSDVATFGVGAVQVLATILTLWLADKSGRRLLLIVSSSAMALSLLVVSIAFYMKEYVSPDSDLYVTLSLISVAGVVVMVIAFSLGLGAMPWIIMSEILPINIKGLAGSFATLANWFFSWLVTLTANLLLDWSSGGTFTIYTAVCVFTAGFVAIWVPETKGKTLEEIQQFFR from the exons ATgaagcaagagaatgaagaaggaAGGGATCTGAAGAAGCCATTTTTACACACAGGAAGTTGGTATAAAATTAGTGGAAGAAGAGAATCATCAAGTTTGTTTGGGTCAACTCAAGCAATTCGTGATTCTTCAATTTCTGTCATTGCTTGTGTTCTCATTGTTGCTTTGGGTCCAATTCAGTTTGGTTTTACA GCAGGGTATACATCACCTACTCAATCAGCTATCATCACCGATCTTGGTCTCTCAGTTTCTGAG ttttctttgtttggttCATTGTCCAATGTGGGTGCCATGGTTGGAGCAATAGCTAGTGGTCAAATTGCTGAGTATGTTGGGCGCAAAGGG TCTTTGATGATTGCATCCATTCCCAATATTATTGGTTGGTTGTTCATCTCTTTCGCAAAA GATTCTTCTTTTCTCTATATGGGAAGATTGTTGGAAGGATTTGGCGTCGGAATAATATCTTACAca GTGCCAATATATATAGCTGAGATATCACCTCAAAATTTAAGGGGAAGTCTGGTTTCAGTAAACCAG CTTTCTGTCACAATTGGAATTATGCTGGCTTATCTTCTAGGACTTTTTGTTGAATGGAGATTCCTTGCAATTTTAG GAATTATACCTTGTACATTATTAATACCTGGTCTATTCTTCATTCCCGAATCTCCAAGATGGCTA GCGAAAATGGGCATGACAGAAGAATTTGAACGCTCCTTGCAAGTGCTCAGAGGTTTTGAAACTGATATTTCTGTCGAAGTCAATGAAATAAAG GCTTCTGTTGCATCGGCAAATAGAAGAAACACTGTTCGGATTTCAGAACTCAAGCAAAGACGATATTGGCTTCCTTTAATG ATTGGAATTGGACTTCTTGTTTTGCAACAGCTTTCAGGGATTAATGCTGTTCTTTTCTATTCCAGTACCATCTTTCAAAATGCTG GAATTAGTTCGAGTGACGTAGCTACATTTGGAGTTGGCGCTGTTCAG GTTCTTGCAACCATTTTAACTCTGTGGTTGGCAGACAAATCTGGTCGCCGGCTTCTACTTATT GTTTCTTCATCTGCAATGGCTTTGAGTCTTTTGGTTGTTTCAATAGCATTCTACATGAAG GAATATGTATCACCAGATTCTGACTTATATGTGACATTGAGCCTCATATCGGTGGCTGGAGTTGTG GTCATGGTTATTGCATTCTCTCTGGGATTAGGCGCAATGCCATGGATTATAATGTCTGAG ATTCTACCGATTAATATCAAAGGCCTAGCTGGAAGTTTTGCAACACTTGCCAATTGGTTCTTTTCATGGTTGGTTACTTTAACAGCAAATTTGCTCTTGGATTGGAGTTCTGGAG GAACCTTCACAATATACACTGCAGTGTGTGTTTTCACAGCAGGATTTGTTGCCATTTGGGTCCCTGAGACAAAGGGGAAAACTCTTGAAGAAATACAACAGTTTTTCAGATGA